One stretch of Ipomoea triloba cultivar NCNSP0323 chromosome 8, ASM357664v1 DNA includes these proteins:
- the LOC116026587 gene encoding uncharacterized protein LOC116026587 isoform X1, with protein MADQPSRALVLYGDSMARFLNPSHTHLHSLASRACCGFLSLPHSPPSENEDGRIVREFAELLDASEAYNEMNKQDLSKAKFEEKFVIPTVSQRFMGMKAAIITDNSSLNGFCGHLGFTVLQLEDLVHSSLDVVKSSFLACELLKLLGFQDGKVLETRQFDLVILHVGSSKTSTLEDIEHVNGLVGELINEAQPGTGVGSQLHLSVLLSFGAVLENENSSFSVASNRHENNPELSALFPRQSYTLKEGKPRENVRKHCPMLFAQWQDAVTRKDMVKSYSFEDFKENGGNLVIPTDRCLHEIAFKLWKAPKYGA; from the exons ATGGCGGACCAGCCTAGCAGAGCTCTGGTACTGTATGGTGATAGTATGGCGCGATTTCTCAATCCATCTCATACCCATCTCCATTCTCTCGCTTCTCGAGCCTGCTGCGGCTTTTTGTCTCTCCCTCACTCACCTCCTTCAG AAAATGAGGATGGAAGAATAGTGAGAGAATTTGCAGAGCTACTTGATGCCAGTGAAGCTTATAATGAAATG AATAAGCAAGAtctttcaaaagcaaaatttgaaGAGAAGTTTGTAATACCAACTGTATCACAGAG GTTTATGGGTATGAAAGCTGCTATTATCACTGATAATTCAAGCTTGAACGGTTTTTGTGGTCATCTTGGCTTCACCGTGTTGCAGCTGGAAGATTTAGTTCATAGCAGCCTCGATGTGGTCAAGTCATCTTTCTTGGCTTGCGAGTTACTGAAATTACTAGGGTTTCAAGATGGAAAAGTTTTGGAGACGAGACAGTTTGATTTAGTGATTCTTCATGTTGGTAGTAGCAAAACGAGTACTCTTGAAGACATAGAACATGTCAATGGTTTGGTCGGTGAGTTAATAAACGAGGCACAACCTGGGACTGGAGTTGGTTCTCAGCTGCATCTCTCTGTCTTATTGAGCTTCGGGGCTGtgttagaaaatgaaaattctaGCTTTTCTGTTGCTAGCAATAGACATGAGAATAATCCCGAGCTTTCTGCACTCTTTCCTCGCCAAAGTTATACATtgaaagaaggaaaaccacgagAGAATGTTAG AAAACATTGTCCAATGTTATTTGCTCAATGGCAAGATGCTGTAACTCGCAAGGATATGGTAAAATCATATTCTTTTGAAGATTTTAAGGAG AATGGTGGAAATCTTGTAATTCCAACGGACAGATGCCTACATGAAATAGCATTTAAGCTATGGAAAGCTCCAAAATATGGAGCATGA
- the LOC116026587 gene encoding uncharacterized protein LOC116026587 isoform X2, whose product MVIVWRDFSIHLIPISILSLLEPAAAFCLSLTHLLQFSENEDGRIVREFAELLDASEAYNEMNKQDLSKAKFEEKFVIPTVSQRFMGMKAAIITDNSSLNGFCGHLGFTVLQLEDLVHSSLDVVKSSFLACELLKLLGFQDGKVLETRQFDLVILHVGSSKTSTLEDIEHVNGLVGELINEAQPGTGVGSQLHLSVLLSFGAVLENENSSFSVASNRHENNPELSALFPRQSYTLKEGKPRENVRKHCPMLFAQWQDAVTRKDMVKSYSFEDFKENGGNLVIPTDRCLHEIAFKLWKAPKYGA is encoded by the exons ATGGTGATAGTATGGCGCGATTTCTCAATCCATCTCATACCCATCTCCATTCTCTCGCTTCTCGAGCCTGCTGCGGCTTTTTGTCTCTCCCTCACTCACCTCCTTCAG TTTTCAGAAAATGAGGATGGAAGAATAGTGAGAGAATTTGCAGAGCTACTTGATGCCAGTGAAGCTTATAATGAAATG AATAAGCAAGAtctttcaaaagcaaaatttgaaGAGAAGTTTGTAATACCAACTGTATCACAGAG GTTTATGGGTATGAAAGCTGCTATTATCACTGATAATTCAAGCTTGAACGGTTTTTGTGGTCATCTTGGCTTCACCGTGTTGCAGCTGGAAGATTTAGTTCATAGCAGCCTCGATGTGGTCAAGTCATCTTTCTTGGCTTGCGAGTTACTGAAATTACTAGGGTTTCAAGATGGAAAAGTTTTGGAGACGAGACAGTTTGATTTAGTGATTCTTCATGTTGGTAGTAGCAAAACGAGTACTCTTGAAGACATAGAACATGTCAATGGTTTGGTCGGTGAGTTAATAAACGAGGCACAACCTGGGACTGGAGTTGGTTCTCAGCTGCATCTCTCTGTCTTATTGAGCTTCGGGGCTGtgttagaaaatgaaaattctaGCTTTTCTGTTGCTAGCAATAGACATGAGAATAATCCCGAGCTTTCTGCACTCTTTCCTCGCCAAAGTTATACATtgaaagaaggaaaaccacgagAGAATGTTAG AAAACATTGTCCAATGTTATTTGCTCAATGGCAAGATGCTGTAACTCGCAAGGATATGGTAAAATCATATTCTTTTGAAGATTTTAAGGAG AATGGTGGAAATCTTGTAATTCCAACGGACAGATGCCTACATGAAATAGCATTTAAGCTATGGAAAGCTCCAAAATATGGAGCATGA
- the LOC116027267 gene encoding uncharacterized protein LOC116027267, whose translation MDQFHRAKTVRLRSNHDKYLTAEEDEESVTQDRNGAAKSARWTVEFLENADNVIRLKSCYGKYLTASNQPFLLGMTGQKVVQYLPCRLDSSVEWEPVRDGQQVKLRTRYGQFLRANGGLPPWRNSVTHDIPHRTSSQDWILWDVHVVDILVIQSPVANPNPPPQSYSPAPESSPSSPVSYKSSSFSRQESGDSLDVFPKKTSEGRLIYYRITDGYGEIDEAVEELCISFKGNGVEELKKILEEETGLGDIIVCTRSVLNGKLYPLRLQLPPNNADMHVCLVPSSSKVGRDFTEARIPL comes from the exons ATGGACCAATTCCACCGCGCCAAGACGGTGCGTCTCCGGAGCAACCACGACAAGTACTTAACGGCGGAGGAAGACGAGGAGTCGGTGACACAAGATCGGAATGGAGCTGCAAAGTCTGCTCGATGGACTGTCGAGTTCTTGGAGAATGCTGATAATGTGATTAGGCTTAAGAGCTGCTATGGGAAGTATTTGACTGCATCAAACCAGCCCTTTCTGCTGGGGATGACAGGCCAGAAAGTTGTTCAGTATCTGCCCTGCCGCCTTGATTCTTCTGTGGAGTGGGAGCCTGTTAGAGATGGACAGCAGGTGAAGCTCAGGACGCGATACGGCCAGTTCTTGAGGGCGAATGGAGGCTTGCCGCCTTGGAGAAACTCGGTTACTCATGATATCCCACATCGGACCAGCTCTCAGGATTGGATCCTTTGGGATGTCCATGTTGTTGATATTCTGGTGATCCAATCCCCGGTTGCCAACCCCAACCCGCCTCCTCAATCCTATTCGCCAGCTCCTGAATCCAGCCCATCTTCACCTGTTTCATATAAATCTTCCAGCTTTTCCAGACAAGAG TCTGGTGATTCTTTGGATGTTTTTCCAAAGAAGACCAGTGAAGGGAGGCTGATCTATTATCGTATTACTGATGGCTATGGGGAAATTGATGAAGCAGTAGAGGAGCTTTGCATATCGTTCAAAGGGAATGGTGttgaggaattgaagaagataTTGGAGGAAGAGACAGGGCTCGGGGATATTATTGTGTGTACAAGAAGTGTGTTGAATGGGAAGCTATATCCTCTTCGACTGCAGCTTCCCCCAAACAATGCAGATATGCATGTTTGCTTAGTTCCATCATCATCCAAGG TGGGAAGAGACTTCACAGAAGCAAGAATCCCATTGTAA
- the LOC116027266 gene encoding pentatricopeptide repeat-containing protein At1g59720, chloroplastic/mitochondrial, producing MDEEGWLTQCRGASMSFPATIPAFCPTATANATDHRHRLLHILSQCSTMSQLKQLHAYALRTTPDPQHPDTVFLYTRLFNLASSIGDLNYTFRLFNQIPHPGSFIWNTLIHASARSHDRKHKAFLIFRQMLATANVPPDKHTFPFVLKACSYLFAFFEGQQAHAQALKHGLGSDVYVGNSLIHFYSSCGYFEDARRVFDKMSERSLVSWNVMIDALVEFGNFEEALGMFRKVQIEFEPDGFTMQSVLGACSGLGSLYLGMWAHGYIVRNYKGDVNTDVLLNNCLVNMYCKCGSLRLAVQVFDRMSKHDLHSWNSMILGFAMYGEVDEALECFDKMVSGGIMPNSITFVGVLSACNHRGLVSQGRKYFDRMVDEFKITPVLEHYGCLVDLLARKGCIDEALDVVSNMPMQPDAVIWRSLLDGCCKKNLDIRLSEEVAKKVMESNDSVSSGVYVLLSRVYAAAKKWNEVGLIRQLMTDKGVSKEPGCSQIEIDGVSHEFFAGDTSHPVRNEIYEFLDAIEEKLKSVGYAPDFSQAPLVDEFDGGNNNSLRLHSERLAVAYGLLNSKPGMPIRVFKNLRICNDCHNVIKLISRIFDVEIIIRDRIRFHHFRDGSCSCMDYW from the coding sequence ATGGATGAAGAAGGATGGCTCACACAATGTAGAGGAGCAAGTATGAGTTTTCCGGCAACAATCCCAGCATTCTGCCCCACCGCCACCGCCAACGCAACCGACCACCGCCACCGTCTCCTCCACATCTTATCACAATGCAGCACCATGTCTCAACTGAAACAACTACACGCCTACGCTCTCCGCACCACGCCGGACCCCCAACACCCAGACACCGTCTTCCTCTACACTCGCCTCTTCAACCTAGCCTCCTCCATAGGCGACCTCAACTACACCTTTCGCCTCTTCAACCAGATTCCACACCCCGGCTCCTTCATCTGGAACACCCTTATCCACGCTTCCGCCCGTAGCCACGACCGTAAACACAAAGCCTTCTTGATTTTCCGACAAATGTTAGCCACAGCAAATGTTCCCCCTGATAAGCACACTTTCCCGTTCGTGCTCAAGGCCTGCTCTTACTTGTTTGCTTTCTTTGAAGGCCAACAAGCACACGCGCAGGCTTTGAAACATGGATTGGGGTCCGATGTATATGTGGGGAatagtttgattcatttttattCTTCGTGCGGTTACTTTGAGGATGCGCGAagggtgtttgataaaatgtctgaGAGAAGTTTGGTTTCGTGGAATGTCATGATTGATGCGCTGGTGGAGTTTGGCAACTTTGAGGAAGCGTTGGGAATGTTTAGGAAGGTGCAGATAGAGTTTGAGCCGGATGGGTTTACAATGCAGAGTGTGTTAGGTGCTTGCTCAGGCTTGGGGTCTTTGTATTTAGGGATGTGGGCTCATGGATATATTGTGAGGAACTATAAAGGTGATGTGAACACTGATGTTCTTCTAAacaattgtttggttaatatgTATTGCAAGTGTGGGTCATTAAGACTGGCTGTTCAAGTATTTGATAGGATGAGTAAACATGATTTGCATTCTTGGAATTCAATGATATTAGGGTTTGCAATGTATGGGGAGGTTGATGAGGCCCTGGAGTGCTTTGACAAAATGGTCAGTGGTGGGATAATGCCCAATTCCATCACATTTGTTGGTGTGTTGAGTGCCTGTAATCACAGAGGTTTGGTCAGTCAAGGTCGTAAATATTTTGATAGGATGGTCGATGAGTTCAAGATCACACCTGTTTTGGAGCACTACGGTTGCCTCGTTGATCTCCTAGCTCGCAAGGGATGCATCGATGAAGCCCTCGATGTTGTGTCGAACATGCCAATGCAACCCGATGCTGTAATTTGGAGGAGCCTGCTTGATGGTTGTTGCAAGAAAAATTTGGACATAAGACTGAGTGAAGAAGTAGCCAAGAAAGTTATGGAGTCCAATGACAGTGTTTCCAGTGGTGTATATGTTCTCTTGTCACGAGTATATGCAGCAGCTAAGAAGTGGAATGAGGTTGGGTTGATTAGGCAACTTATGACTGATAAGGGCGTTTCAAAAGAACCGGGATGCAGTCAAATTGAAATCGATGGCGTTTCCCATGAGTTTTTCGCTGGAGATACCTCACATCCTGTGAGGAATGAAATTTACGAATTTTTGGATGCTATTGAAGAGAAACTGAAGTCTGTAGGGTATGCTCCTGACTTTTCACAAGCACCTCTGGTTGATGAATTTGATGGTGGAAATAATAACTCACTAAGACTGCATAGCGAGAGACTAGCTGTAGCATATGGACTATTGAACTCGAAACCAGGTATGCCCATTCgtgtatttaaaaatttgcGCATCTGCAACGATTGCCATAATGTCATCAAACTAATATCCAGAATCTTCGATGTCGAAATTATTATTCGAGATCGTATCAGATTCCATCATTTTAGAGATGGCTCCTGTTCTTGCATGGATTATTGGTGA